A genomic window from Alkalihalobacillus sp. AL-G includes:
- the spoVS gene encoding stage V sporulation protein SpoVS, giving the protein MDVLKVSAKSNPNSVAGALAGVLRERGNAEIQAIGAGALNQAVKAVAIARGFVAPSGVDLICIPAFTDIMIDGEERTAIKLIVEPR; this is encoded by the coding sequence TTTCAGCAAAATCCAACCCTAATTCTGTAGCTGGCGCACTAGCTGGAGTCCTCCGTGAGAGAGGAAACGCCGAAATACAGGCGATTGGTGCAGGTGCACTGAACCAAGCTGTGAAGGCTGTAGCGATTGCTAGAGGATTTGTAGCACCTAGTGGAGTTGACCTCATTTGTATCCCTGCATTTACAGATATCATGATCGATGGAGAAGAGCGGACAGCAATCAAACTCATCGTGGAA